In a single window of the Deltaproteobacteria bacterium genome:
- a CDS encoding type II toxin-antitoxin system VapC family toxin, which produces MVLVDTSIWVSHFRETHEGLVKLLNKGEVACHPFIIGELACGNLKNRAGIISLLEALPMAFLVEHEEVLAFIEAHSIMGKGLGYVDVHLLATALLTGASLWTLDKKLDSAAEELLCRYRQKDVG; this is translated from the coding sequence GTGGTTCTCGTTGATACATCAATCTGGGTATCCCATTTTCGGGAAACCCATGAAGGTTTGGTGAAACTACTTAACAAGGGAGAGGTCGCGTGCCATCCGTTTATCATAGGCGAACTCGCTTGCGGAAACCTCAAGAACAGAGCGGGCATCATCTCGCTTCTGGAGGCTCTACCAATGGCTTTTCTGGTAGAGCACGAAGAGGTCCTTGCTTTTATCGAAGCCCACAGTATCATGGGGAAAGGCTTGGGCTACGTAGATGTCCATCTTCTTGCCACCGCTCTCTTGACTGGAGCCTCTCTCTGGACGTTAGACAAGAAACTGGACAGTGCTGCTGAAGAACTCCTTTGCAGATATAGACAAAAGGATGTAGGGTGA
- a CDS encoding ISAzo13 family transposase: MRGAITLQEKFADVWPLLNERSRRLMAATEARAIGYGGVSQVSRACGLSRKAIAKGIEEIAMKAVLSPGRVRRSGAGRKEITVHDPRLLDALDRLIEPETRGDPESPLRWICKSTRTLATQLTRQNHPVSHEKVAQLLHDQDYSLQGNRKTEEGDDHPDRDAQFRHINAQTKRALATGTPVVSVDTKKKELLGQYKNQGRQWLPAKDPLKVNGHDFPDPSVPRAYPYGVYDIGRNTGFVNVGTDHDTGAFAVASIRGWWRHEGQKLYPTAYELLITADGGGSNGSRLRIWKLSLQKLADETGLSILVCHFPPGTSKWNKVEHRLFSFISSNWRGESLMDYETIVNLIARTTTAKGLKVTCRLDRRKYPVGRKVSDEEMKRVNLERHKFHGDWNYTIRPQSTRVT, encoded by the coding sequence ATGAGAGGTGCTATTACGCTCCAAGAAAAATTTGCAGATGTCTGGCCGCTATTAAATGAGCGGAGTCGGCGTCTGATGGCTGCCACGGAAGCGCGAGCCATCGGCTATGGCGGCGTATCGCAAGTTAGTCGCGCCTGCGGTTTATCACGCAAAGCCATCGCCAAGGGGATTGAGGAGATCGCGATGAAAGCTGTACTCTCCCCGGGACGTGTTCGCCGGTCGGGGGCGGGTCGAAAGGAGATCACCGTTCATGATCCCCGTCTATTGGATGCCTTGGATCGCCTGATCGAACCCGAAACGCGTGGAGATCCGGAATCCCCTCTGCGCTGGATATGCAAGAGCACCAGGACCTTGGCCACACAACTGACGCGACAGAACCATCCGGTCAGTCACGAAAAAGTAGCGCAGTTGCTTCATGACCAGGACTACAGCCTGCAAGGCAACCGCAAGACGGAAGAAGGTGACGATCATCCCGACCGGGACGCACAATTCCGCCACATCAATGCACAGACGAAACGTGCGCTGGCCACAGGAACGCCGGTCGTGTCCGTTGACACCAAGAAGAAAGAATTGCTCGGACAATATAAGAATCAGGGGCGACAATGGCTTCCTGCCAAAGATCCCCTCAAGGTAAACGGGCATGATTTCCCCGATCCGTCAGTGCCTCGCGCCTATCCTTATGGTGTGTATGACATCGGGCGCAATACGGGGTTTGTGAATGTCGGGACCGACCATGATACGGGAGCCTTTGCCGTGGCATCGATTCGGGGATGGTGGCGGCATGAAGGCCAGAAGTTGTATCCAACTGCGTACGAACTACTCATCACGGCAGATGGAGGTGGCAGCAACGGATCGCGACTGCGAATTTGGAAATTATCCCTACAGAAGCTGGCGGACGAAACGGGTCTTTCCATTTTGGTTTGTCACTTTCCTCCGGGTACGAGCAAATGGAACAAAGTTGAACACCGCTTGTTCTCATTCATCTCCTCGAACTGGCGCGGGGAATCCCTAATGGATTATGAGACCATCGTCAACCTGATCGCACGAACGACGACCGCCAAAGGCTTGAAAGTTACATGTCGTTTGGATCGCCGGAAATATCCGGTGGGCCGAAAGGTAAGCGACGAAGAAATGAAGCGTGTTAACCTGGAACGGCACAAGTTTCACGGTGATTGGAATTACACTATCCGACCCCAATCAACAAGAGTCACTTGA
- a CDS encoding XRE family transcriptional regulator encodes MTTDHEKSSGNVFADLGFPHSEQELVMAKLTVQIYRLLKDRGLTQAEAAKLLGTTQAQVSALMRCRPVSISVGRLIEFLTILGQDIEVTVKPSSRRSKGQPGHISVTVQPAC; translated from the coding sequence ATGACGACCGATCACGAAAAAAGCAGTGGTAATGTTTTTGCCGATCTGGGGTTCCCCCATTCGGAGCAGGAGCTTGTTATGGCCAAGCTGACGGTTCAGATTTACCGGCTCCTGAAAGACCGGGGGCTAACCCAGGCCGAAGCCGCCAAACTTCTCGGCACCACACAGGCGCAAGTATCGGCGCTTATGCGCTGCCGCCCCGTGTCGATATCTGTTGGCCGTTTGATTGAATTTTTAACAATACTCGGTCAGGATATAGAAGTCACCGTTAAACCGTCCTCCCGACGAAGCAAGGGACAGCCGGGACATATATCCGTCACGGTTCAGCCCGCTTGTTAA